CAATACTATCTCATGTCTATAGATTTTgtggtttacattttttttaagaaagaggTGGACATAGAGCACTTAAAAAATTCCTCGGCTGTATCATCCCAGCTTGTTTCTCGGCTTCAGCCTGCAGAGCACCGAGTGCCTCTTCTATCTGTGCCTCCGGGATGTCTCCATCCACCTGAGTAAGGTACTTGTACAGAAAGACGAATGTCTGGAAGGGAATCCGAGCGGCCCCTCCTTCTGGGTCCTGTGTCAGGATATCACAGGCATGTTTCAGAGCAGTACTTATACTCCCACCCAGACTGCTGCAGCCCAGAGCCAAGAACTTCATCCAATCCACTTCTCTTCCAAAATGTCCCAGTTCCAGGATACTCTGCAGCTGTGCCCGGGGTATGCAGAGACTGCTCCACTTCTCCCCCAGCTCCTCTGCATCCACCAGGACCTGTGCAGACAGCTGCTTGTGTAATACT
The Mixophyes fleayi isolate aMixFle1 chromosome 1, aMixFle1.hap1, whole genome shotgun sequence DNA segment above includes these coding regions:
- the ROPN1L gene encoding ropporin-1-like protein produces the protein MPLPETMFCAQQINIPPELPDLLKQFTKAAIRTQPRDVLQWSAAYFSTLSRGETLPVKDRVEVPAATQRTDTGLTPGLLRVLHKQLSAQVLVDAEELGEKWSSLCIPRAQLQSILELGHFGREVDWMKFLALGCSSLGGSISTALKHACDILTQDPEGGAARIPFQTFVFLYKYLTQVDGDIPEAQIEEALGALQAEAEKQAGMIQPRNFLSALCPPLS